From the Acidiphilium multivorum AIU301 genome, the window CGATCTTTCTCCCCTCGCCGTTCGCATGGCGGAGTTTCAGGCGGTGGCTGAGAAGGCGCGTGCCGAGCGGGAGGAGATGCGACGCTTACGCCGGCGGGCGACGATTGCCGTACGCGGCCTTGCCCAGGTGCTCGAGACGGCCGCCGAGATCGGCCTTGCTGGCCCGGAATGGGGGCGTCTCGGCCAGGAAGCCCATGCCTTGGCGCGGGTGCTGAAACGCATCGAACGGATCGACGAATTAGCCCTTGGCGTTGCCGGCCTTGAACGGAGGCACGCGGAGGCGAAGAAACGCTTGGCGGACGCGACGATTCCCCCACAGGAGGCCCATTGCGAAACTGTGCAAACCGACCCCAAGGGGCCGGAAAACCGGCCCCACCAATACAACTACAAACTAAACCCTAATCCTTGTCAGGATACAGTAATGGCATTGAGTGAATGTAGGTCAGGCAGCGGAGCCGTGACCTCTCGCCAACCGTCCGTTCCATCAGAAAGGTTCAAAAAAGGACCAAATCGATCGGCACGGAAGGATTCTGGCCCGGTCATGCGGCTCACGACCGACGAGCTAGTGTGTCTAGCTCCCCGCTTGCGGCCCTATCTCCGATCTCCCTCCCCCACCTGGCCCGACATCGTGGAAGCTGCCGACTGGCTGCGGCATGATCTTGGCGTCTCGAAACCGCTTTGGGGCGAAGCCTGCCTTGCCATGGGCCGGGAACAGGCCGCCATTGCGCTGGCGATCGTCTCGATGAAGCCGGAAGGACATTTCACCTCGACACCGGGCGGATATTTCAACGGGATGGTGACGCGCGCCCGCGGTGGAACCCTCAACCTAACTCGGACGATTTGGGGTTTAAAGACGAACCAGGATAGAGCCCGCCGGTCGAAAGGGCACTGACCATGCGCGTAGGAGCGCGTGCCATGATGTTCGGCTGGGACAAGGCGGCAAGGACGCTGCACCAGGGCGGACGATGGCTTTCGCATTACATAATTATAAAATTATGCAATTACGATCATGTTCGGCGGTCTTGATCGTAATTATGAAATTCTATAAATTTGAAATTTCATAATTACACCATCACATAATTCCAAGTTTTGTAATTATGAAATTCTGAAATTATGGAGGTTGGAAATGTTTGTAACCGTGGCGAGCTACAAGGGAGGAGTTGGCAAAACCACAACCGCTGTTCACCTTGCCGCCTATTTACAAACCCTCTCTTCAACCTTGTTGATCGACGGCGACCCTAATCGTAGTGCAACCGCATGGGGGCGGCGCGGCGGTTTTCCATTCCAAACCGTGGACGAGAAAGAGGGGGCTTATCAGGCGAGAAACTTCCAGCATATCGTGATCGATACCGAGGCTCGCCCTGGCAGTGCAGATTTCGAGGCATTGGCGAAGGGATGCGATCTACTCGTAATCCCGACAGTGCCAGCTTCGCTGGACACGGACGCGCTTATTCTGACCCTTCAGGCGGCTCGTAAGTTAGCTCCGAACAAATACAGGGTGCTGATGACCAAGGTGCCACCACCACCCGAGACGGACGGCCCCCAACTCCGCGCGGTGTTGCTGCGTGAGGAAATCCCCGTTTTCACTGCGGAGATTCCTCGGCTCAAATCTTTTGAACGAGCCGCGGCCGAAGGTGTCCCTGTCTATGGCGTGCAGCATGACCCTCGCGCCAAGCGCGCCTGGGAAGCCTATCAGGCGGCGGGAAAGGAGATGACTGATGGCTAAAGCTACCGAAAGCAAGTTCGCGGGAATTTTTCAGAACGCAACGCCAGCAGCATCACCTGCAGAGCCTGCCCCGGAGCGTGCCGAATTACCCGTTCCGTCGGTTGCTGTCCGATCTTTGGGACGGCCCCACGGAAAGCGTAGCGATCCAGCATGGAAGCAGTTTTCCGTGTTGCTCAGGAGGCAGACGCAGCGCGATGCTGTCATGATATTGCGGGCGGGGCAGGGTGAGAACGAAAATTGCGACTTGTCCGACCTGTTGCAGGAATTGCTTGAGCAGTGGGTATCGCAACAACGCCGATCTTAACCATGAACAATAACAGCAGGTCATGCGCTAATGGAAACACTGGCAACCTTGGTGATGATACCGGAGTATCCAGTCTACCAGCCAGCGCATCAGATATTCCCGGACGCCAGGCAGGTGATCACAACGGTCGCGTCATGAAATCCGAGATCAAGCAAATCGACCTGTCATTGCGGCAAGCCATCAGTGAAGCAAAATCCGACATGCTTAAGTGGAGGATGGTCGCATTCTGTTTTCAGGCCGTGGCCATCATCGGTATCTCCTGGGGGCTTCTTCACGGGCTCCACCCGTAATTCAGGTCCTCACTCTTTTAGTTTGCCCTTGCTTCCGTAGAGAATTCTCTCGATGTCGGGGACTCTGGTGACAATACGTTTTGGTTGCTGGCGGACTTGGCTTTGGCTGTCATTCGGTTGCTGACGCTTTTCGGGTGAAAGCGCTGGCTGCGGGTTGGGCAGAGGCACGGCCGCCGGTTGATCCAAAACGGATGCTTCGTGCGGTGACGACAGCTTGGCGGTGGCCCGGCCACCCCGTGAACCAACTTTGCCGGTGATCTCCCGGGCGACGAGGCCAGCGAAGTGGGTATAGCTCACTGTTGGCGTGGGCTGGTCGCCGAAATGCTTTAGCCAACTCAGTTTGACAGTGGACCCTGCCTCGATCTCGGCAGCGACATCATTACGGACTGCCCTGAACGCCATTCGGGCCACTCCGCGCATTTTAATTTGGTTACCAGACATACTTTCATCGTAGCCAGTGGGGTGTCGAACAAAAATCGGATTTTGCAGGATTCAGCGAGATATTAGCAGAATTTAGCGGTTTAAAGCAGATTTTGTCAGATTCTACTGGATTTATGTCTTCATACGCTTAAATCTGGCTTTCTCTGCCATATTCTCCCTTATTCTATTTATCTTTTTTAGGCAAGATGTGCATTTGCAATGCAAATGCGGAGGGGTAGAGTGCCGCCTGAAGGGGCGGTGCGGTGCTTACTCGCCTGTGGCTCGACGCAGGCGCCGGGTGTGCCCGGCGCGTTTTGGGACGGAGAGGAGACGCCAATGGATGCCGGCAACGAGTCCGAGAGCGAAGGCTCCGCCGCAGCGGATGAGGGAAGGCCGGCGGGTTCCATGGGAGGGCGTCCTCGCGGCGTGAGGCGTGCGCGGGCGACGCGCGAGAGCCGAAGCGTGCAGCTGGCGGTGCGTTACACGCCGGGCG encodes:
- a CDS encoding ParA family protein codes for the protein MFVTVASYKGGVGKTTTAVHLAAYLQTLSSTLLIDGDPNRSATAWGRRGGFPFQTVDEKEGAYQARNFQHIVIDTEARPGSADFEALAKGCDLLVIPTVPASLDTDALILTLQAARKLAPNKYRVLMTKVPPPPETDGPQLRAVLLREEIPVFTAEIPRLKSFERAAAEGVPVYGVQHDPRAKRAWEAYQAAGKEMTDG
- the repC gene encoding plasmid replication protein RepC, with the protein product MQTENAFGASRPSGAKCPSGLRKLSLAMLNTERVGEAFGGLPDKALPGRVLAAFKAAAPALGYSGRVVHAVDWLFSFTQAQDWTEGSRPIVWPSAALQQQALGIGSTQAKTLNRHLVELGLVSMKDSPNGKRYGRRDPHGRIVEAYGFDLSPLAVRMAEFQAVAEKARAEREEMRRLRRRATIAVRGLAQVLETAAEIGLAGPEWGRLGQEAHALARVLKRIERIDELALGVAGLERRHAEAKKRLADATIPPQEAHCETVQTDPKGPENRPHQYNYKLNPNPCQDTVMALSECRSGSGAVTSRQPSVPSERFKKGPNRSARKDSGPVMRLTTDELVCLAPRLRPYLRSPSPTWPDIVEAADWLRHDLGVSKPLWGEACLAMGREQAAIALAIVSMKPEGHFTSTPGGYFNGMVTRARGGTLNLTRTIWGLKTNQDRARRSKGH